A single Cryomorphaceae bacterium DNA region contains:
- a CDS encoding carbon-nitrogen hydrolase family protein, whose amino-acid sequence MRIATAQIQPAPGDIARNIEQHVSWVERATSEEVQFLLFPELSLTGYEPELADALVLRADDPRLQIFSQLSTSGGLTVALSAPLRTKEGVQIALFIFQPGQEPITYAKQLLFKDEVPYFVPGDHQVMLDLQGRKLAPAICYESMQPSHNTKALELGAELYLASTAKTQEDIERSYAYFPKMAKKLNLQVLMANCIGPMADFIGAGQSAYWNAQGELQAQLSAEEEGLLIVEAF is encoded by the coding sequence ATGCGCATTGCCACCGCTCAAATACAACCTGCCCCGGGCGACATCGCTCGAAACATCGAGCAGCATGTGTCTTGGGTCGAACGCGCAACCTCCGAGGAAGTACAATTCCTCCTATTCCCAGAGCTCTCCTTGACGGGCTACGAGCCTGAGCTTGCCGACGCTTTGGTCCTACGGGCCGATGACCCTCGACTCCAAATCTTCTCGCAACTTAGCACCTCCGGGGGACTCACCGTGGCCCTTAGTGCACCGCTGAGAACAAAAGAAGGCGTCCAGATCGCCCTTTTCATCTTCCAACCAGGCCAAGAGCCCATCACCTACGCCAAGCAGCTGCTTTTTAAAGACGAAGTACCCTACTTTGTGCCGGGCGACCACCAAGTCATGCTTGACCTTCAAGGTCGCAAACTGGCCCCGGCCATTTGCTATGAGTCGATGCAGCCCTCGCACAACACGAAAGCCCTCGAGCTCGGTGCTGAACTGTACTTGGCCAGTACCGCCAAGACACAGGAAGACATCGAACGATCGTACGCGTATTTCCCCAAGATGGCCAAAAAGCTGAACCTCCAGGTTCTTATGGCCAACTGTATTGGCCCCATGGCCGACTTCATCGGCGCCGGACAATCAGCCTATTGGAACGCTCAAGGTGAGCTTCAAGCACAGCTCAGTGCAGAAGAGGAGGGGCTACTCATTGTGGAGGCATTCTAG
- a CDS encoding DPP IV N-terminal domain-containing protein, which translates to MKIRLKALAALTLVFATLTVAAQDPILTLDRIYSGEFRQDYEESIQWIDDGDSYVIVERTEEGTQLMKYKSATQEGSVFVPTQALQAEDGPLRVESFTLSPDGSKVLIFTNSKRVWRSNTKGDYWVYDLTTSQLKQLGASLAPSSLMFAKFSSDNTQVYYVHEFNIYREDFASGTIDQLTTDGSVDIINGTFDWVYEEEFGKRDGFMVNSANDRLAFWQLDASSIGTFYMINNTDSIYSKLIPVQYPKVGQDPSSARIGMINLVDGQISWVPLEGDPVQNYIPGMQWVNSDLLLIQQMNRHQNELKVWAYTPSDNSMRLVYTETEDTWVDLGYPDISANNWGNNDLPIVDGGKAFLRMTENDAWRHVYKVNIASGKKTLITPSEYDVASTRAVTSKYLYYMASPDNPTQRYLYRADLKGKGRMERITPQAYSGINNYDMAPNGKYAVHIHQSSTEVRTVRFVSLPDHRTIWTVVDNEAYAQKLSTLAMPEVRWTKVTTEDGIDVEVRMLLPHDFDSTKTYPVLFYVYGEPWGQVAVDGQTSLTNAMYTQLGYVLISMDNRGTPCLKGSEWRKSIYRKIGQINVRDQAMAAKEVLKLPYLDNDRVAVWGWSGGGSMTLNLLFQYPEIYQTGIAVAAVSNQLIYDNIYQERYMGLPQENEEDFIAGSPITYAKNLEGNLLVIHGTADDNVHYQSAEMLINELVKQNKAFDLMVYPNRSHGIYEGPGTRRHLDELLLRYLTEHTPVN; encoded by the coding sequence ATGAAGATTCGACTGAAGGCCCTTGCCGCTTTGACCCTTGTCTTTGCCACGCTCACTGTGGCGGCCCAAGACCCCATTTTGACCCTGGACCGCATTTATTCGGGCGAGTTTCGGCAGGATTATGAGGAGTCCATTCAGTGGATCGACGACGGGGATAGCTACGTCATTGTTGAGCGTACGGAAGAAGGCACCCAGCTGATGAAATACAAGAGTGCTACGCAGGAGGGCTCTGTCTTTGTTCCCACACAGGCCCTTCAAGCCGAAGACGGACCCTTACGGGTCGAAAGTTTCACGCTGTCCCCGGACGGCTCCAAGGTGTTGATTTTCACGAATTCGAAACGGGTATGGCGCTCCAATACCAAGGGCGATTATTGGGTCTATGACTTGACGACTTCGCAGCTCAAGCAGTTGGGCGCTTCCTTGGCCCCATCGTCGCTGATGTTCGCCAAGTTCTCGAGCGACAATACACAAGTGTACTACGTTCACGAGTTCAATATTTACCGTGAGGATTTTGCCTCCGGCACGATAGATCAACTCACTACAGATGGCTCCGTCGACATCATCAACGGTACCTTTGATTGGGTGTATGAAGAGGAATTTGGCAAGCGCGACGGCTTCATGGTCAATTCGGCGAACGACCGCTTGGCCTTCTGGCAGCTCGATGCCTCGAGCATCGGAACCTTCTACATGATCAACAATACCGACTCCATTTATTCCAAGCTGATACCTGTGCAGTATCCGAAGGTGGGTCAAGACCCGTCATCGGCCCGTATTGGAATGATCAACCTGGTCGATGGACAGATTTCTTGGGTGCCGCTTGAGGGCGATCCCGTACAGAACTACATTCCAGGAATGCAGTGGGTGAACAGCGATTTACTCTTGATTCAGCAAATGAATCGCCACCAAAACGAATTGAAAGTCTGGGCCTACACGCCCTCGGACAACAGCATGCGCTTGGTCTACACCGAGACTGAGGACACCTGGGTGGACTTGGGCTATCCGGATATCTCGGCCAATAACTGGGGGAATAACGACCTGCCCATTGTGGACGGTGGCAAGGCCTTTTTGCGCATGACCGAAAACGACGCCTGGCGACATGTGTACAAGGTAAACATCGCCTCAGGGAAGAAGACTTTGATCACGCCTTCGGAGTATGACGTGGCATCAACGCGAGCCGTCACCAGCAAGTACTTGTACTACATGGCCTCTCCGGACAATCCGACTCAGCGCTATTTGTACCGCGCGGACTTGAAGGGGAAAGGGCGGATGGAGCGCATCACGCCGCAGGCGTATTCGGGCATCAACAACTACGACATGGCCCCGAATGGGAAGTACGCTGTGCACATTCATCAGAGTTCTACGGAGGTGCGCACGGTGCGCTTTGTGAGTCTTCCGGACCACAGAACCATATGGACTGTGGTGGACAATGAGGCCTACGCCCAAAAGTTGAGTACGCTGGCCATGCCCGAAGTGCGCTGGACCAAGGTGACCACGGAAGACGGGATTGATGTGGAGGTGCGGATGCTCTTACCTCATGATTTCGATTCCACCAAGACCTATCCGGTACTGTTCTACGTCTACGGCGAGCCTTGGGGCCAAGTGGCCGTCGACGGTCAAACGAGCCTGACCAACGCGATGTACACCCAGCTGGGCTATGTGCTCATCAGCATGGACAATCGCGGTACACCTTGTCTCAAAGGCAGCGAATGGCGCAAGAGCATCTACCGCAAAATCGGTCAGATCAACGTGCGCGATCAAGCGATGGCGGCCAAAGAAGTGTTGAAACTCCCGTATCTCGACAACGATCGCGTAGCCGTTTGGGGCTGGAGTGGAGGAGGTTCCATGACGCTGAATCTATTGTTCCAGTATCCCGAAATCTACCAAACAGGCATTGCGGTAGCTGCGGTTTCGAATCAACTCATCTACGACAACATTTACCAAGAGCGCTACATGGGGCTGCCTCAAGAGAATGAGGAGGACTTCATTGCGGGCTCACCGATTACCTACGCCAAGAACCTCGAAGGAAACCTTCTGGTCATTCATGGAACCGCGGACGATAATGTGCACTACCAAAGCGCTGAAATGCTCATCAACGAACTCGTGAAGCAGAACAAGGCCTTTGACCTGATGGTGTACCCGAACCGATCTCATGGCATTTACGAAGGACCCGGAACGCGTCGCCATTTGGATGAGCTTTTGCTGCGTTATTTGACGGAGCATACACCAGTGAATTAG
- a CDS encoding fibrobacter succinogenes major paralogous domain-containing protein translates to MKLRLFLVVTLATALSFSFSKKADEPTVKDADGNEYAIFEHNGYLIMAENLRTTKFQNGEKLSKTTNWKKWEAGIQNNEPMYAMYNDMKEFQKMGGGNLYNPAAVTSEKGLAPEGWHIPSYEEWQEIFFEGTETEIHNVYTITDEVLTKDRKSAKKNGTELHISRKFAALGSGYRRANGTYPSKSFITTYLAMADGQGCFELSLMGRNSIGSHLRRSLPEENAAIAVRCVRKL, encoded by the coding sequence ATGAAGCTTAGATTATTTCTTGTAGTCACTTTGGCTACTGCCCTTTCTTTCTCCTTTTCCAAAAAAGCGGATGAACCAACCGTAAAAGACGCAGATGGAAACGAGTACGCCATCTTCGAACACAACGGGTATTTAATCATGGCAGAAAACCTACGCACGACCAAATTTCAGAACGGTGAAAAACTCTCCAAGACGACGAACTGGAAGAAATGGGAAGCTGGGATTCAAAACAATGAACCCATGTATGCCATGTACAACGACATGAAGGAATTTCAAAAAATGGGTGGTGGTAACCTCTACAACCCAGCGGCCGTAACTTCCGAAAAAGGGCTCGCTCCTGAAGGCTGGCACATCCCTAGCTATGAGGAGTGGCAGGAGATATTCTTTGAAGGTACCGAAACGGAAATACACAATGTCTATACCATTACCGATGAGGTGTTGACCAAGGACCGCAAGAGTGCTAAAAAGAATGGTACGGAGCTACATATTTCCCGGAAGTTTGCTGCATTGGGAAGCGGCTACCGCAGAGCAAATGGGACTTATCCCAGTAAGTCATTTATTACCACTTATTTGGCCATGGCCGACGGCCAAGGTTGCTTCGAGCTGTCATTAATGGGGCGGAATTCAATTGGATCCCACCTTCGTCGAAGCCTTCCAGAGGAGAATGCCGCTATTGCCGTTCGTTGCGTTCGCAAACTATAA
- a CDS encoding MBL fold metallo-hydrolase: MRLFFVCLITSLSIACTPKAEEKTRLDPDGVSLIVLGTMQDAGSPQIGCTKDCCKDLFDNPDQTRRVVSLGVVDNANQKKYLFEATPDITAQMKDLARPDVANPNQLVDGIFLTHAHIGHYTGLMYLGKEATNASQVPVYAMPRMKAFLESNGPWSQLVETGNIAPQALSDNEPVQLTPQLRVTPLQVPHRDEFSETVGYRIEGPNKSALFIPDIDKWSKWERSIVEEIARVDYAFLDATFYSGEEIGNRDITQIPHPFIIESLELFKDLEPQEKAKVIFIHFNHTNPVAHGESEEAQRVGELGFGVARYGAVYEL, from the coding sequence ATGCGCCTCTTTTTCGTTTGTCTGATCACGTCCCTATCCATCGCTTGCACCCCAAAAGCAGAGGAAAAGACAAGGCTAGACCCAGATGGCGTTTCTCTCATTGTCCTCGGAACCATGCAAGATGCCGGGTCGCCGCAAATTGGCTGCACCAAGGACTGCTGCAAGGACCTCTTCGATAACCCGGACCAAACGCGAAGAGTGGTGAGCTTAGGTGTTGTGGATAACGCCAATCAAAAGAAATACCTCTTTGAAGCCACGCCGGACATCACCGCCCAGATGAAGGACCTGGCACGGCCCGATGTCGCGAATCCCAACCAGCTGGTCGATGGGATCTTTCTCACCCATGCGCATATAGGACACTATACGGGCCTGATGTATTTGGGTAAAGAGGCGACGAATGCGAGCCAAGTGCCCGTGTACGCGATGCCGCGGATGAAGGCTTTTTTGGAAAGCAATGGACCGTGGAGTCAACTGGTGGAGACAGGGAATATCGCGCCGCAGGCGCTGAGCGATAATGAGCCCGTACAGCTTACGCCGCAGCTGCGGGTGACGCCGCTGCAGGTACCGCATCGCGATGAGTTTTCGGAGACCGTGGGGTACCGCATTGAGGGGCCGAATAAGTCGGCGCTTTTTATTCCGGACATCGATAAGTGGAGCAAGTGGGAGCGGAGCATTGTCGAGGAGATCGCGCGGGTGGATTACGCCTTTCTCGACGCTACCTTTTACAGCGGGGAGGAAATCGGCAATCGGGACATCACGCAGATTCCGCATCCCTTTATCATCGAGAGTCTGGAGCTATTTAAGGACCTCGAGCCGCAGGAAAAGGCCAAGGTGATCTTCATTCACTTCAACCACACCAATCCGGTGGCCCATGGCGAAAGCGAGGAGGCGCAAAGGGTTGGGGAGCTGGGCTTCGGCGTGGCGCGGTACGGCGCAGTCTACGAGCTGTAA
- a CDS encoding CPBP family intramembrane metalloprotease, which yields MSLPNNLSPKQIIVPLLSVAVIVFMYFGPIQRTIFENIILSLVLIGANAIEYSGKPLAALGFRREQFNAKNLLVRAPLTAFGLFVVYVFAVVPTVEWITGIPIDYSSMDQVRGDLPTAITWMLIVWATAAFGEEIIFRGYLMRQFVKFFGDSPIPLALNILLFSSFFGYMHMQQGLTGQLVAGTTGALLSLIFYNRKYDLWFMVVLHGVFNTLGILSFYFGLA from the coding sequence ATGAGCCTGCCGAACAACCTAAGCCCAAAACAAATCATCGTCCCGCTGCTCTCTGTGGCGGTAATCGTATTTATGTATTTCGGTCCCATTCAGCGGACCATCTTCGAGAACATCATTCTTTCCCTGGTCCTGATTGGCGCCAACGCCATCGAGTATTCTGGAAAGCCGCTGGCTGCCCTGGGATTCCGCCGAGAGCAATTCAATGCCAAAAACCTCCTGGTCAGAGCCCCTTTAACGGCCTTCGGACTCTTTGTCGTTTACGTCTTCGCCGTAGTTCCGACGGTGGAGTGGATCACCGGCATCCCGATTGATTACTCCAGTATGGATCAGGTACGGGGCGATCTCCCGACCGCCATCACCTGGATGCTCATCGTGTGGGCCACAGCCGCCTTCGGTGAGGAGATCATTTTCCGCGGATACCTGATGCGCCAGTTCGTCAAGTTCTTTGGTGACAGTCCCATTCCCCTGGCCTTGAATATTCTCCTGTTCAGCAGCTTTTTCGGCTACATGCACATGCAGCAAGGCCTCACCGGTCAGCTCGTTGCGGGAACCACCGGAGCACTGCTCTCGCTGATCTTTTACAACCGTAAATACGACCTCTGGTTTATGGTGGTCCTGCACGGAGTCTTTAATACCCTCGGAATCCTGAGCTTTTATTTCGGCTTGGCGTAA